A stretch of Corallococcus exiguus DNA encodes these proteins:
- a CDS encoding glutathione S-transferase family protein, with product MKLYFAPRTRAVRPRWLLEELGVPYELVRLDLSRQENTTPEYLAVHPLGDLPALVDGDVTLLESLAICLHLADRFPEKHLAPPVGSAERGPYYGWMVFAELSLDPLVMEFYRDAQSPVAREVPEGEAAKLRTRLTAALDLIQKGLGGREFLVGEAFTAADVVMASILHLANTLMLLDGYPELVAYVRRHSQRPAVRRAVSG from the coding sequence ATGAAGCTCTACTTCGCCCCCAGGACCCGAGCGGTCCGTCCCCGCTGGCTGTTGGAGGAACTCGGCGTGCCCTATGAGCTGGTCAGGCTCGACCTGTCCCGGCAGGAGAACACCACTCCTGAATACCTGGCGGTGCATCCGCTGGGAGACCTCCCCGCCCTGGTGGATGGGGACGTCACGCTGCTCGAGTCCCTGGCCATCTGTCTGCACCTGGCCGACCGGTTCCCCGAGAAGCATCTGGCGCCGCCGGTGGGGAGCGCGGAGCGCGGTCCTTATTACGGCTGGATGGTCTTCGCTGAGTTGAGCCTCGACCCCCTGGTGATGGAGTTCTACCGGGACGCGCAGTCGCCGGTGGCGCGCGAAGTCCCGGAAGGGGAGGCCGCGAAGCTCAGGACCCGGCTCACGGCCGCTCTCGACCTCATCCAAAAGGGACTCGGCGGCCGTGAATTCCTCGTGGGTGAGGCCTTCACCGCCGCCGACGTGGTGATGGCGTCCATCCTCCACCTCGCGAACACGCTGATGCTGCTCGACGGGTATCCGGAGCTGGTGGCGTACGTCAGGCGCCACTCTCAACGCCCCGCGGTGCGCAGGGCGGTCTCCGGGTGA
- a CDS encoding LysR family transcriptional regulator: MIPPADMLLFATVVREESFTRAALKLGITKQTVSERIRHLEERLGVRLLERTTRRLRVTGAGVTYSERCAAIAALIEEANSEVQQGKADPTGLIRVSSPVLYGRRYLTPVISKFLGRYPQARVELVLADRRVHLIEEGFDVAIHIGPLNDSSLVARKLGEGAVRFVASPRFLSKHGPPAARELGSARCIGFSAFETWEAEGVKSRIDPVLMVNDSELACDAAIAGVGIARVPDILCQEAIRDGRLKVLFGPRPASMRPIHVVYPSRLNLPPKVRLFVDALATLAEPAPSKPRGRKRT; encoded by the coding sequence ATGATTCCACCGGCCGACATGCTCCTCTTCGCGACAGTCGTCCGCGAGGAGAGCTTCACCCGCGCGGCGCTCAAGCTCGGCATCACCAAGCAGACCGTCAGCGAGCGCATCCGCCACCTGGAGGAGCGGCTGGGCGTACGGCTCCTGGAGCGGACCACGCGGCGACTGCGCGTGACGGGAGCAGGCGTGACGTACTCCGAGCGCTGCGCCGCCATCGCCGCGCTCATCGAAGAAGCGAACAGCGAGGTGCAGCAGGGCAAGGCGGATCCCACCGGCCTGATCCGGGTCTCCTCGCCGGTGCTCTACGGCCGGCGCTACCTCACGCCTGTCATCTCGAAGTTCCTCGGTCGCTATCCCCAGGCGCGGGTGGAGCTGGTGCTGGCGGACCGCCGTGTCCACCTCATCGAAGAGGGGTTCGACGTCGCCATCCACATCGGCCCGCTCAATGATTCGTCGCTCGTGGCGCGAAAGCTGGGAGAGGGCGCGGTCCGCTTCGTGGCCAGCCCCCGCTTCCTGTCGAAGCACGGCCCCCCGGCCGCCAGGGAGCTGGGCTCCGCACGCTGCATTGGATTCAGCGCGTTCGAGACGTGGGAGGCCGAGGGCGTGAAGTCCCGGATCGATCCGGTCCTGATGGTGAACGACAGCGAGCTCGCGTGCGACGCGGCCATCGCCGGGGTCGGCATCGCGCGGGTGCCGGACATCCTCTGCCAGGAGGCCATCCGGGACGGCCGGCTGAAGGTCCTCTTCGGCCCCCGGCCCGCGTCGATGCGGCCCATCCACGTCGTCTATCCCAGCCGGCTGAACCTTCCCCCCAAGGTCCGGCTCTTCGTGGACGCCCTTGCCACCCTGGCCGAGCCGGCGCCGTCGAAGCCCCGTGGCCGGAAGCGGACGTAG
- a CDS encoding serine hydrolase domain-containing protein: MPASSALAPRPSVLRLSALVLGTLFAVAPASAAPNASYPLPPASSRHEAQVQQARAFAQKLLKDFQLPGLSVAVAHRGQVLWSEGFGYADLEQGIPVTPLTRFRVGSVSKVLTAAAVARLVEEGSLNLDAPIQKYVPSFPVKPWPITTRQLAGHLAGIRHYLDRDEAIFQEARHFSSLTQAMGLFQDDALLSEPGTAYAYSSYGFNLVGAVVEGAAHEEFLRYMQHAVFEPLGMRHTGADHPHQLIPHRTRFYANGPEGSHQHAAHVDNSYKWPGGGFLSTAEDLVVFGSAHLQPGFLRKETLALLFTSQKLKSGKETGVGLGWRIGVSAQGRRILHHRGAIEGGRAMLMLFPDSQLVVALLGNTYADFGEEQAAQLGEIFISAPR; this comes from the coding sequence ATGCCCGCGTCATCCGCCCTGGCCCCGCGCCCGAGCGTCCTGAGGTTGTCCGCCCTCGTCCTGGGCACGCTGTTCGCGGTGGCACCCGCGAGCGCCGCGCCGAACGCGTCGTATCCGCTCCCGCCTGCTTCCTCGCGCCATGAAGCACAGGTCCAGCAGGCGCGGGCCTTCGCCCAGAAGTTGCTCAAGGACTTCCAGCTGCCGGGCCTCTCCGTGGCCGTCGCGCATCGCGGACAGGTCCTCTGGTCCGAAGGCTTTGGCTACGCGGACCTTGAGCAGGGCATCCCCGTCACCCCGCTGACCCGCTTCCGCGTGGGCAGCGTGTCCAAGGTCCTCACCGCCGCCGCGGTGGCCCGTCTGGTGGAGGAGGGGAGCTTGAACCTGGATGCCCCCATCCAGAAGTACGTGCCGTCCTTCCCCGTGAAGCCATGGCCCATCACCACGCGCCAGCTCGCCGGGCATCTGGCGGGCATCCGTCACTACCTGGACCGGGATGAAGCCATCTTCCAGGAGGCGAGGCACTTCAGCAGCCTCACCCAGGCCATGGGCCTCTTCCAGGACGACGCGCTGCTGTCCGAGCCCGGAACGGCGTACGCCTACTCCAGTTATGGCTTCAATCTGGTGGGCGCCGTGGTGGAAGGCGCCGCGCACGAGGAGTTCCTCCGCTACATGCAGCACGCTGTCTTCGAGCCGCTGGGCATGCGCCACACCGGGGCGGATCATCCCCACCAGCTGATTCCCCACCGCACGCGCTTCTATGCGAACGGCCCGGAGGGCAGCCACCAGCACGCCGCCCACGTGGACAACAGCTACAAGTGGCCCGGAGGAGGCTTCCTCTCCACCGCCGAGGACCTGGTCGTCTTCGGCTCCGCCCACCTCCAGCCCGGCTTCCTCCGCAAGGAGACGCTGGCCCTCCTCTTCACCTCGCAGAAGCTCAAGTCCGGCAAGGAGACGGGCGTGGGCCTCGGCTGGCGCATCGGTGTCTCCGCGCAGGGACGGCGCATCCTCCACCACCGGGGCGCCATCGAAGGCGGCCGCGCGATGCTGATGCTCTTCCCGGACTCCCAACTCGTCGTGGCCCTGCTGGGCAACACCTACGCGGACTTCGGGGAGGAGCAGGCAGCGCAGCTGGGGGAGATCTTCATTTCCGCGCCCCGGTGA
- a CDS encoding LytR/AlgR family response regulator transcription factor: MSAAAAIRTLVVDDEPLAREGLRLLLAADPEVRVVGEAGNGPEAVRLIREHRPDLVLLDVQMPELNGFEVLARLDAGEVPAVIFVTAYDQYALRAFDIHALDYLLKPFRDDRFHDAIGRAKAQIRMARMSDLSQRLMSVLSTYGERDSTPAPPPTPSEPWMRRLAIRDAGRVVFLDVDEIEYIEAADYYVQIHAGGKAYLHRETMQSLEERLEPERFMRIHRSAIVNARRIRELRSEGRRDLVVVLTSGAELRVARSHREKFQHLR; the protein is encoded by the coding sequence ATGAGCGCGGCCGCCGCCATCCGCACGCTCGTCGTGGATGACGAGCCCCTGGCTCGCGAGGGACTGCGCCTGCTGCTGGCCGCGGATCCGGAGGTCCGCGTGGTGGGCGAGGCCGGCAACGGGCCGGAGGCGGTGCGCCTCATCCGCGAGCACCGGCCGGACCTGGTCCTGCTGGACGTGCAGATGCCGGAGCTCAACGGCTTCGAGGTGCTCGCGCGGCTGGATGCTGGCGAAGTGCCCGCCGTCATCTTCGTCACCGCGTATGACCAGTACGCGCTGCGCGCCTTCGACATCCACGCGCTCGACTATCTCCTCAAGCCCTTCCGCGACGACCGCTTCCACGACGCCATTGGCCGCGCCAAGGCGCAGATCCGCATGGCGCGGATGTCCGACCTCAGCCAGCGGTTGATGTCCGTGCTCTCCACCTACGGCGAGCGAGACAGCACGCCCGCTCCGCCGCCCACGCCGTCCGAGCCGTGGATGCGCCGGCTGGCCATCCGCGACGCGGGCCGGGTGGTGTTCCTCGACGTGGACGAAATCGAATACATCGAGGCCGCTGACTACTACGTGCAGATTCACGCGGGCGGAAAGGCCTACCTCCACCGCGAGACGATGCAGAGCCTGGAGGAGCGCCTGGAGCCGGAGCGCTTCATGCGCATCCACCGGTCGGCCATCGTGAACGCGCGCCGCATCCGCGAGCTGCGCAGCGAGGGGCGCAGGGACCTGGTCGTGGTGCTCACCTCCGGCGCGGAGCTGCGCGTCGCCCGCAGCCACCGCGAGAAGTTCCAGCACCTGCGCTGA
- a CDS encoding sensor histidine kinase, whose translation MESTSPAAPSVLLPLLRRVPLLMLVCAVPGVVTALHTWIYAQAREPGYPLSRALLVQVPQWQYWAFATPFILALGQRFRLERGVWPRSLAVLLAALVAVMVPYVSIIYFAARATGETWLLESTWARMLPLMMAKYSVLSLLIYGGILAIGYAVDYHRRFREGELAQAHLETRLVHAQLDALRAQLHPHFLFNTLNAISVLVRKQDTAGSIRMLTGVSELLRMALHTTGRQQVLFHEDVDFLERYLDIEQTRFQDRLQVVRAIDPATLGALVPSLILQPLVENAIKHGIATRSGPGRVELRAAREGARLVLEVLDDGPGLAPGWDRQDGRIGVANVRDRLRQLYGDSHVFTLENRDGGGVRARLELPFQSAVPEALGA comes from the coding sequence GTGGAATCCACCTCTCCCGCCGCGCCGTCCGTGCTGCTGCCACTGCTGCGCCGCGTGCCGCTGCTGATGCTCGTCTGCGCGGTGCCGGGCGTCGTCACCGCGCTCCACACCTGGATCTATGCCCAGGCCCGGGAGCCGGGCTACCCGCTCAGCCGGGCGCTGCTGGTGCAGGTGCCGCAATGGCAGTACTGGGCATTCGCCACGCCCTTCATCCTCGCGCTCGGACAGCGCTTCCGCCTGGAGCGCGGCGTCTGGCCCCGGAGCCTCGCGGTCCTCCTGGCCGCGCTCGTCGCGGTCATGGTCCCCTACGTGAGCATCATCTACTTCGCCGCCCGGGCCACGGGAGAGACGTGGCTGCTGGAGAGCACCTGGGCGCGGATGCTGCCCTTGATGATGGCCAAGTACAGCGTCCTGTCCCTGCTCATCTACGGCGGCATCCTCGCCATCGGTTACGCCGTGGACTACCACCGCCGCTTCCGCGAGGGAGAGCTGGCCCAGGCCCACCTGGAGACGCGCCTCGTGCACGCGCAGCTGGACGCCCTGCGCGCGCAGCTCCACCCGCACTTCCTCTTCAACACGCTCAACGCCATCTCCGTGCTGGTGCGCAAGCAGGACACCGCTGGCTCCATCCGCATGCTCACCGGCGTCAGTGAGCTCCTGCGCATGGCCCTCCACACCACGGGCCGCCAGCAGGTCCTCTTCCACGAGGACGTGGACTTCCTGGAGCGCTACCTCGACATCGAGCAGACCCGCTTCCAGGACCGGCTCCAGGTGGTGCGCGCCATCGACCCGGCAACGCTGGGCGCGCTCGTGCCCAGCCTCATCCTCCAGCCCCTGGTGGAGAACGCCATCAAGCACGGCATCGCCACCCGCTCCGGTCCGGGACGCGTGGAGCTGCGCGCCGCGCGCGAAGGAGCCCGGCTGGTGCTGGAGGTGCTCGACGACGGCCCCGGGCTCGCACCCGGCTGGGACCGCCAGGACGGACGCATTGGCGTGGCCAACGTGCGCGACCGCCTGCGACAGCTCTACGGCGACAGCCACGTCTTCACGCTGGAGAACCGCGACGGGGGCGGCGTGCGCGCCCGCCTGGAGCTGCCCTTCCAGTCCGCAGTGCCGGAGGCGCTCGGGGCATGA